The following nucleotide sequence is from Saccharothrix texasensis.
GACCGGAGCGGGCACGGTCATCGGCGCGCACTTCGACTCGATGCTGGTCAAGCTGACGTGCCGCGGGCGCACGTTCTCCGCCGCGGTGGCCCGCGCGCGGCGCGCGGTGGCCGAGTTCCGCATCCGGGGCGTGTCCACGAACATCCCGTTCATCCAGGCGGTGCTGGACGACCCGGACTTCTACGAGGGCCGGGTCACGACGTCGTTCATCGAGAAGCGACCCCACCTGCTGACCGCGCGGCACTCCGCCGACCGCGGCACGCGCATGCTGACCTACCTGGCCGACGTGACGGTGAACCGGCCGAACGGCCCGCGCCCGTCCGTCGTGGACCCGAAGGTGAAGCTGCCGGCGGTCGACCTGAACGCCGAGCCGCCGGCGGGGTCGAAGCAGAAGCTGGAGGAGCTGGGGCCGGAGGGCTTCGCCCGCTGGCTGCGGGAGGGCAAGGCGCTGGCCGTCACCGACACCACGTTCCGCGACGCGCACCAGTCGTTGCTGGCGACGCGCGTGCGGACGAAGGACCTGCTGGCCATCGCGCCGCACGTGGCGCGCATGACGCCGCAGCTGCTGTCGTTGGAGGCGTGGGGCGGCGCGACGTACGACGTGGCGCTCCGGTTCCTGGCCGAGGACCCGTGGGAGCGGCTGGCGGCGCTGCGCGAAGCGGTGCCGAACATCACCCTGCAGATGCTGCTGCGCGGCCGGAACACGGTGGGCTACACGCCCTACCCCGAGGCGGTGACCAGCACGTTCGTCCAGGAAGCGACGAAGACCGGCATCGACATCTTCCGGATCTTCGACGCGCTGAACGACGTGGAGCAGATGCGGCCGGCGATCGAGGCCGTCCGCGAGACCGGCACGGCCGTCGCCGAGGTCTGCTTGTGCTACACCTCGGACCTCTCCAACCCCGACGAGCGGATCTACACGCTCGACTACTACCTGAAGCTGGCCGAGCAGATCGTCGGCGCCGGCGCCCACGTCCTCGCGGTGAAGGACATGGCCGGGCTGCTGCGCCCGCCGGCGGCGGCGCGCCTGGTGACGGCGTTGCGCAAGGAGTTCGACCTGCCGGTGCACCTGCACACGCACGACACGGCGGGCGGGCAGCTCGCGACGTACCTGGCGGCCATCCAGTCCGGGGTCGACGCGGTCGACGGCGCGGTGGCGTCGATGGCGGGCACGACGTCGCAGCCGCCGCTGTCGGCGATCGTCGCGGCCACCGACTACACGGAGCGGTCCACGGGCCTGGACCTGCGGGCGGTGTGCGACCTGGAGCCGTACTGGGAGTCGGTGCGCAAGGTCTACGCGCCGTTCGAGTCGGGCATCCCCGGCCCGACGGGACGCGTGTACTCGCACGAGATCCCCGGTGGGCAGCTGTCGAACCTGCGGACGCAGGCGGTCGCGCTCGGCCTCGGGCAGAAGTTCGAGGAGATCGAGTCCATGTACGCGGCGGCCGACCGGATGCTGGGTCGGCTGGTGAAGGTGACGCCGTCGTCCAAGGTCGTCGGCGACCTGGCGTTGCACCTGGTCGGCGCGGGCGTCTCGCCGAAGGAGTTCGAGGCGGACCCCGGTCGGTTCGACATCCCGGCGTCGGTGATCGGGTTCCTGCACGGTGAGCTGGGCGACCCGCCGGGCGGGTGGCCGGAGCCGTTCCGGAGCAAGGCGCTGCAGGGCCGTGCCGCGCCGAAGGGCGTCGCGGAGCTGACCGACGACGACGTCAAGGGCCTGGAGGACGACCCGCGGGCGACGCTCAACAGGTTGCTGTTCCCGGCGCCGACGAAGGAGTTCCTCGCGCACCGCGAGGCGTACGGCGACACGAGTGTGCTGGGCAGCAAGGACTTCTTCTACGGGCTCAAGCCGGGGGAGGAGTACCAGGTCGACCTGGAACCGGGCGTGCGGCTGCTGATCGGGCTGGAAGCCATCGGCGAGGCCGACGAGCGCGGTATCCGCACGGTGATGGCCACGCTGAACGGGCAGTTGCGCCCGATCCAGGTGCGGGACCGGTCGATCGCGGCCGAGGTGCCCGTGGCGGAGAAGGCGGACCGGGGCAACCCGGGGCACGTCGCGGCGCCGTTCGCCGGGGTCGTCACGCCGAGCGTGGAAGAGGACGAACAGGTCGAGGTCGGGCAGACGATCGCGACGATCGAGGCGATGAAGATGGAGGCCGCGATCACCGCGCCCAAGGCCGGGCGGGTCAGGCGGTTGGCCGTGCGCGGGGTGCAGCAGGTCGAGGGTGGGGATTTGCTGATCGTGCTCGAGTGAGGTCCGGGCTCGGCTCGGGGTCGGGCTTGGGCTCGGGCTCGGGGTCGGGGTCGGGGTTGGGTTGGGTTGGGTTGGGGTCGAGGGGAGTACGGCTCGATTTGACATGGGGCCCTTACGGGCACCCCAGGCAGGCCGAAGCCGGGCAGGCATGGCGGGAAGAGCGTCCGCCACGCCTGCCCGGCTTTGGCCGGCCTATGGCACCCGAACCCATGTCAAATCGGGCCTTGGTGGTGTGCGCTGCGGGGCCGTTGTGTGGCGGTGGGGCAGCGGGCTTGAGGGCTGGGTGGTGTTGGTGGCCACATAGAGCGGTGGGGGGAACCCCCGGGTTGGGGTTGGCGTTGGTCGGGGCATGAAGAAGGTCGCGGTTGGGTTGCTCGCTCTCACGGCCGGCGCTCTCGCCTGGGCGGCGCGGGACGTGTCGTTGGCGTTGGGCGGGAAGCCCGGCGGGGAGCGGGTGCGGCGGTCGCCTCGGTATCGCGACGGGAAGTTCCACAACGACGCCCGCACCCGGACCATGCCGCCCGACGGCGCGGCCGGGACGGTGCGGGAGATGTTCTTCGGTGGGCAGCAGCGGCGGCCGGTCGGGCAGGTGCCGTTGGTGCCGCCGGTCGTCGGGTCGGCGGACGGGCTGCACATCACCTGGTACGGGCACGCCTCGACGCTGGTCGAGATCGACGGCGCGAGGGTGTTGATCGACCCCGTGTGGAGCGACCGCGTGTCACCGTCGCAAGTGGTCGGTCCGAAGCGGTTGCACCCGGTGCCGCACGCGTTGCACGAGGTCGGGCGGGTGGACGCGGTGGTGATCTCGCACGACCACTACGACCACCTGGACCTGGCGACGGTGCGCGCGTTGACGGCGGACACGGACGCGGTGTTCGTGGTGCCGCTCGGGATCGGGGCGCACCTGCGCCGGTGGGACGTGCCCGAGCAGCGGATCGTCGAGCTGGACTGGGACGAGTCGCACGAAGTGGCCGGGGTCACGTTGGTGGCCACGGCGGCGCAGCACTTCTCCGGTCGGGGCTTCCAGCGGGACAACACGCTGTGGGCGTCGTGGGTGCTGAAGGGGCCGCGACACCGCGTCTACTACAGCGGTGACACGGGTTACTTCGACGGTTACCGGACGATCGGTGAAGAGCACGGCCCGTTCGACGCGTCCTTGATCCAGATCGGTGCTTACGGGCCCGGGTGGCCGGACATCCACATGACGCCGGAAGAGGGCGTGGCGGCGCACCGGGACGTGCGGGGCGGCCTGCTGATCCCGGTGCACTGGGCGACCTTCAACCTGGCGTTCCACGACTGGACCGAGCCGGTGGACCGGGTGTGGCGGGAAGCGAAGGCGCACGGGGTGCCGTTGGCCGTGCCCAGGCCCGGCGAGCGGGTCGACGTGGGGCAGCCGCCGGAGGTCGACGGGTGGTGGCAGGCACTCGCGGTGGGACGATGACCCGGTGACCAGGATTGTCGCGGGCGCCGCCGGTGGCCGCCGGCTGCAAGTGCCGCCCAGGGGTACCCGACCCACCTCCGACCGGGTGCGGGAGGCGTTGTTCAGCTCGTTGGAGACGTTGGTCGACCTGGACGGCGCGGTGGTGCTGGACCTGTACGCGGGGTCCGGGGCGCTCGGTTTCGAGGCGATGTCCAGGGGCGCGGCGAGGGCCACGTTCGTGGAGTCGGACAAGCGGGCTGCCGAAGTCTTGAAGAGCAACGCCAAGGTGGTCGCGCTGCCCGGCGCCACGGTCGTCAACCGCACCGCGGAGGCCGTGGCCGGCGGTGCGGCGGAGGTCGCCTGTGACGTGGTCTTCGCCGATCCGCCCTACGCGGTGACGGACGAACAGCTCAACCGGCTCCTCGCGTCGCTGGTCACGAACGGTTGGACGAAACCGGGCTCGCTGTTCGTCGTCGAACGGGGCGCGCGCAGCCCTGAACCGATGTGGCCAAGCCCGGTGGAATCCTTGCGCAGCAAGCGATACGGCGACACGGCGCTGCACTGGGCCGAACAGGTTGACGCCTCCGGGTGATGCCGACCACGCACCGGAGTGGACGCGTCCGATCGGGTGCTACCGTCCGAAACCATGACGCGTGCCGTGTGCCCCGGCTCCTACGACCCGGCCACCAACGGACACCTGGACATCATCGGCAGAGCGGCGAAGCTCTTCGACGAAGTCGTCGTCGCCGTGCTCATCAACAAGAACAAGAAGACGTTGTTCTCGGTGGAGGAGCGCACCGAAATGCTGCGCGAGGTCACCGCGCAGTGGCCGAACGTCCGCGTCGACGCCTGGCACGGCCTGCTGGTCGACTACTGCCTGGAGAACGACATCAAGGCCATCGTCAAAGGCCTGCGGGCGGTCAGCGACTACGACTACGAGCTGCAGATGGCGCAGATGAACCACCAGCTCACCGGGGTCGAGACGCTGTTCATGCCGACCAACCCGATCTACAGCTTCCTGGCCAGCTCGCTGGTCAAGGACGTGGCGACCTACGGCGGCGACGTGACGAGCCTGCTGCCCCCCACGATCAAGGACCGGCTCTCCGCCCGCCTCGCCGAGGGTCGCTGACCGTTCACGGTCCGTGAACCGGCTCGTCGCCCGGTGCGGTGAGCGTTCACCGGCATGAGCGAGATCACATCGCGCACCGCGAAGGCGCTGCCCTCCCCGTGCGGGCACGGCCACCGCGCCCGCTCGGGCGGTCGCGCCGGTGTGGCCGGCACGCCGCCTTCCGCGAGGTCGGCCTGTCGGCCCGCCCGTGCGGGCCATCGACACCGTGCGGCCGTATCCGCAGGACAAGTGGACCTTCCACGGCCGCGCGGGCGTGCTCGACCGGCTACTGCGAGGTGGGCGCGGTCAAGACGACGGGCGTCCGCACGCGTGGCGCGTGGCGGGTCGTGATCGACGACGCGAGTCCGGACCACCGCGCCGGCTCCGTCCCGGCGGACATCACCCGGTAGTCGGACACGCCCTGCCGATCTCCCGGCGGCGACGAGATCGGCAGGGCACACTGGGACGGGTACTGCTGTGGGCGCGAGGAGTGAGACGTGTACCGGGTGTTCGAGGCCCTCGACGAGCTGGTCACGATCGTCGAGGAAGCGCGTGGCGTGCCGATGACCTCCGGGTGCGTCGTGCCGCGCGGCGACGTGCTCGAACTCCTCGACGACGTGCGCGACGCCATCCCGGCGGAGCTGGACGACGCCCAGGACGTGCTCGACCACCGCGACGAGCTGGTCGGCAAGGCCCAGCACGACGCGGACCAGGCCGTGAGCAAGGCGCGGTCCGACGCCGAGCGGATGGTCTCCGAGGCGCAGCACGAGGCCGAGCGGATGCTGTCCGAGGCGCGGGCGCGGGCCGAGCGGATGGTCGCCGACGCCGAGGACCAGGCGCAGCGCACCGTCTCCGCGGGCCGCCAGGAGTACGAGGACCTGGTGGGCCGGGCGCACGCCGAGGCCGACCGCATGGTCCAGGCGGGCCGGGCCAACTACGAGCGCGCGATCGAGGAGGGCCGGGCGGAGCAGGCGCGCCTGGTCGACGGGACCGAGGTCGTGCAGGCCGCGCACGCCGAGGCCGCCCGGGTGCTGGACGCGGCGCAGACGGAGGCCATCCGGCTGCGCAACGAGTGCGACGCGTACGTGGACGGCAAGCTGGCCGACTTCGAGGACCTGCTCGCGCACACCCTGCGCAGCGTCGGGAAGGGTCGCTCGCACCTGCGCGGCCCGGCCGTCGCGAGCGCCGCCGCGCCGTTCGACTACCACGAATAACCCGACCGGACGACGCTCCGACCAGCCGATTTCACGTGGACGCCCGTTGTCCCGTACCCTTGACCGGCTGGTCGTGGTAAGTCCCCGACGGCAACACCAAACATCATGTCTGAGCATCGTCACGCCTCCGCGCGTCCCACAGCGACCGGGCCCTGGGTCATCGACACCAGGGACCTCGGGCGTCGAGCGGGCTCCAGCCGCGGTGTGCGCCGGACGGTGCCCGCGGAGGGCGTCGGCCTTCTCGGCGTGATCGCGGTGCCGGCGGGGGGCGACGTCGAACTCGACCTCCTGTTGGAGTCGGTGGTCGAAGGCGTGCTCGTGACGGGCACGGCCGCGACGGTGGTCGAAGGGGAGTGCTCGCGCTGCCTGGACCCGCTGTCGGCGGAGGTCGAGGTGGAGCTGACCGAGCTGTACGCCTACCCGGACAGCACCACCGACGAGACCACCGAAGAGGACGAGGTCAGCCGTCTGCACGACGACCTGATCGACCTCGAACCCGTGGTGCGCGACGCCATCGTGCTCGCGCTGCCGCAGGTGCCGCTGTGCTCGCCGGACTGCCTCGGGCTGTGCGTCGACTGCGGCGGCAGGCTGGCTGATCTCGGCCCCGACCACGGGCATGAGACGATTGACCCCCGTTGGGCCGCCTTGCAAGAGCGGTTCGACGGGAATCGTGACAATCCAGAGGAGAACTAGTCGTGGCCGTCCCGAAGCGGAAGATGTCGCGCTCGAACACGCGCTCGCGCCGCGCTCAGTGGAAGACCAGTGCCGTGCACCTGGTGGCGTGCCAGAACCGGGCCTGCCGCCAGCCGAAGCCCCAGCACGTCGCCTGCCCGGCCTGCGGCCAGTACGACGGCCGCCAGGTCGTCCAGCCGGCCTGATCACCTCTCTGGCGAAGGTAGCGGCGAATCGTGGGGGGTAGGTCGTCGCGCGGTCGGTCCGCCGACCGCGCCCCGTTGATCGAAGCGCTCGGCGTCCCGTTGGACGCCGAGCTGCTGACGCTCGCACTCACACACCGGTCGTACGCGTACGAGAACGGTGGTCTGCCGCCCAACGAGCGGCTGGAGTTCCTCGGCGACGCGGTGCTCGGCCTCGTCGTCACCGATCACCTGTACCGCACGCACCCCGACCTGCCCGAGGGGCAGCTCGCCAAGCTCCGCGCGAGCGTGGTCAACATGCACGCCCTCGCGGGCGTCGCGCGGGGTCTCGGCGACGACGGGTTGGGCGGGCACCTGCTGCTCGGTCGCGGCGAGGAGCTGACCGGCGGCAGGGACAAGGCGAGCATCCTCGCGGACGGCCTGGAAGCCGTCATCGGCGCGGTGTACTTGCAGTTCGGCATTGAAACCGCGCGTCAACTCGTTCACCACCTGTTCGACCCGTTGTTGGCGGAAGCGCCGCTGCGGGGTGCTGGACTGGACTGGAAGACGAGTCTTCAGGAGCTGACCGCGTCCGCCGGTCTTGGCGTCCCCGAGTACCGGGTGGACGACCAGGGCCCGGACCACCGCAAGGAGTTCACCGCCACGGTGCTCGTCGGTGGTCAGGCCTACGGGACCGGGGACGGGCGCACGAAGAAGGAAGCCGAGCAGAAGGCGGCCGAGGCCGCCTACCGCGTGTTGCACGAACGGGTTCGCGCCGAGGAGACCGGCGCGTCCGGGAACGGCCACGCGCCCGGCTCGGCCACGCAGGCTTCACCCCAGGCTTCACCTACTCAGGAAGACTGACGCCGAAATGTATGCCACGAACGTCCGGACGAACCGCCGCGCGCGCCACGCGCGTCCGTCCCGCCCGCTGAACGCCAGCCGCAACGGCGGCATCCAGGGCTTGGTCCTCGTGCGCGACACCGCCCAGGCGGGCGGCTGGATGCTCAAGCCGACCAAGCCGCAGGCCGCCGCCTATGAGATGCTCGAAGAGCTGGAGCAGGCCGAGGCCGCTGCCGCCGAGCGCGAGTCCGAGGACTGATCACCCGCCCGTGCCCGAGCTGCCCGAGGTCGAGGTAGTCCGCCGAGGTCTGCACGAGCACGTCGCCGGGAGGACCGTCGAAGCGGTCGAAGTCCTCCACCCACGCGCGATCCGCCGACACCTGCCCGGTGCGGCGGATTTCGCCGTGCGCCTGACCGGTCAGCGACTGGAGGCCGCGCGCCGTCGCGGCAAGTACCTGTGGGTCGACCTGTCGGGCGGCGACGCCATGCTCGCGCACCTCGGCATGAGCGGCCAGATGCTGGTCCAGCCCGTCGACGCGCCGGACGAGAAGCACCTGCGGGTGCGGGTCCGGTTCGCCGACGGCGGGCCGGAGCTGCGCTTCGTGGACCAGCGCACGTTCGGCGGACTGGCGCTGGCGGACATCGTCGAGGTCGACGGCGCCCTGGTGCCGCGGCCGGTGGCGCACATCGCGCGTGATCCGATGGACCCGGCGTTCGACCCGGACGCGGCGGTCGCGGCGTTGCGGAAGCGGCGGACCGAGGTCAAGCGCGCCCTGCTCGACCAGACGGTCGTCTCCGGCGTGGGCAACATCTACGCCGACGAGGCGCTGTGGCGGGCCCGGCTGCACGGGGCGCGGCCCGTGGACAAGCTGACCAGGGCCAAGGCCGCCGAGCTGCTGGCGCACGCCACCCGGGTGATGTACGAGGCGCTGGGCGAGGGCGGCACGTCGTTCGACGCGCTCTATGTCAACGTGAACGGCCAGTCGGGTTACTTCGACCGGTCCCTGGCCGTGTACGGGCGGGAGAACGAGCCGTGCCGGCGGTGCGGGACGGCGATCAGGCGCGAGCCGTTCATGAACCGCTCGTCCTACTCGTGCCCGCGCTGCCAACCCCGACCGAGGGGTTGACGGGCGCGCTCACCGCGCCGGGTCGGCGAGCCTGCGCAGCAGCGGCGTGACCGACCTGAGCGCGTCGCGCTCCTCCGGTTCCAGCCGGGAGATCCGCTCGGACAGCAGCTCCGCCTCGCCGTGCGCGAGGGACAGGATGGTGTCCCGCCCGAGGCCGGTCAGCTCGACGATCGTGGCCCGCCCGTCGGCCGGATCGGATTCGCGGCGCACCAGGCCGCTGGACTCCAGGCCCGTCACCACCGTGGTCGCCGTCGGCTGCGAGCACAGCGCGCGCACCGCGATCTCGCCGATCCGCATCGGTCCCTGCGACGCGAGCTCCGCCAGCACCAGCAGCTGGGTGGGCTGCAGGCGCCGGACGGACGCGGACTGGCGCAGGCTGCGGATCAGCCGGTGCACGGCGACCACGAGTTGTAACGCGTCCTGATTGGTCACACTGGTGGTCATCAGACCTCCTCGTGGCTCACCGTGAGTGAGCAAGTGTCCGAATTCGGACAGGACATTCGCACTTTCGCAGTACGGCTGTCCAGGGAATGATTGCATTCGCACCCGGATGTACTCACCCTTTCCGCACCGATGCGGAGAAGGACCCGTCAAAACGCCATAAAGGGTGAACGGGCTCGCATCAAGGGCCCGTCAGGAAGCTCGCCGAACGTAGTCGGGCCCGGTCGGCGGGCGTGGTCCGGGCGTAGTGTCTCAGCGTGACAAAGGTGCTGGTGGTCGATGACGAGCCGCAGATCGTGCGGGCGTTGCGGATCAACCTGTCGGCCCGCGGCTACTCGGTCCTGACCGCGCACGACGGCACGGCGGCGCTCAAGGCGGCGGCCGAGGGCAGGCCGGACGTGGTGGTGCTCGACCTGGGCCTGCCGGACGTGGACGGCGCCGAGGTCATCGCGGGACTGCGCGGCTGGACGACCGTGCCGATCATCGTGCTGTCCGCGCGGGTCGACTCGGCCGACAAGGTGCAGGCGCTGGACGCGGGCGCCGACGACTACGTGACCAAGCCGTTCGGGATGGACGAGCTGCTGGCCAGGCTGCGCGCGGCGGTGCGGCGGTCGGCGGTGGCGGAGGGCGGGGACGCGGTCGTGGAGACCGCGTCGTTCACCGTCGACCTGGCGGCGAAGAAGGTGCGCCGGGAGGGCGTCGAGGTGCACCTGACGCCCACGGAGTGGGGCCTGCTGGAGATCCTGGCCCGCAACCGGGGCCGGCTGGTGGCGCAGAAGCAGCTGCTTCAGGAGGTGTGGGGGCCGGCGTACGCGAAGGAGACCCACTACCTGCGCGTCTACCTGGCCCAGTTGCGGCGCAAGCTGGAGCCCGAGCCCGCGCACCCCCGGCACCTGGTGACGGAGCCCGGCATGGGCTACCGGTTCGAGCTCTAGCGCACGTCCGGAGACGGAGTCCCCAGTGGCGACATCGCCCCGGCGGCCCTACCACGGGGACCTGCGGGCCGCCCTGGTCGCGGCGGCCCGCTCGCTCGTCGTCGCCGAGGACGCCGAAGGCCTGACCCTGCGCCGTGCCGCCGCGACGGCCGGTGTCCCGCACACCGCGGCCCACCGGCACCTCGCGGACGAGGCCGCCCTGGTGGCGGCCGTGGCGGCGCAGGGCTTCGACGAGCTGCGCGCGTCGGCCGAGGCGGTGCCGGGCGGTCCGCTCGACCGGCTGCACGGGATCGGCCGGGCCTACGTCGGGTTCGCCGCGGCCAACCCGTCGCTGCACCGGCTCATGTTCGGCGGCGAGGTGCCGCGCCGGGACGCGCACGTCGAGCTGTCCGACGCCCTCGCGGGCACGGTGCCGGCACTGGCGGACGCGGGCCTCGCGGCCCGGTGACGGCTCAGCCCGCCGGCATCGTGGGGTGGCGCTGGAACATCAGGGCGGCGCGCACCACGAGTTCCTTGTAGCGCGCCGCCGGCCGGCCGGTGAGGACGCGCTCCTTCGGGCTGTCGTCGGCGTTCACGAACTGGATCAGGCCGTCCCGGCGACCCAGGCTGATGCACTGGTTGAGGTAGCGGAAGTCGAGCCGGTCGGCCGGCACGCCACCGCCGAGCCGCTTCGCCAGCGCCCGCACGGCCTTCTGCGCCGTCGGCAGGCCGGTCGCGCACGCCATGCGCAGTTCGAGGCCGTCGTGCCGCTTCATCGCGGCGGCGTCGCCGATGCCCTGGACCTCCGGGTGCGAGGTCGAGGTCAACGTGTGGTCGACCAGCATCCGGCCGCGGCCGTCCACCGCGAACCCGGCCCGCGCCGCCAGGTCCGGCACGGCGAAACCGGCCGTCCAGACGACCGTGTCGGCGGCCACCAGGTCGCCGGTGTCGAGCACCAGGCCGTCGGCGCGGACCTCGGTGACCCGGACGTGGTCGCGGACCTCGACGCCGAGCCGGGCGAACACCTTGACCAGGTGCCGCCTGCCCTTGTCCGACAGGGCCTCGCCGAAGCCGCCGGCGGTGACCAGCAGCACGTCCAGGTCCGGGCGCGACTCGGCCAGCTCGGCGGCGGCCTCGATGCCCGTCAGCCCGCCGCCCGTGACGGCGACCGTGCGCGCGGTCCGCAGCGCCGCGGCCAGCTCCTCGGCGTCCTCCTGGGTCGAGACGGCGTGCGCGTGCTCGGCCGCGCCCGGGACGCCGCCCAGGTCCGCCTGGCTGCCCAGGGCGTAGATCAGCCGGTCGTAGGTCAGCGCGCCGTTGGTGAGCTGCACCTTGCGCGCGTCGGGGTCGATGCCGGTGACCCGGTCCACCACCAGCTCGACGCCGGTGCCCTTGAGGACGGCGGCGAGCGGGACGTCCCGCAGCTGCTGCCCCACCGCGAACTGGTGCAGCCGGACCCGTTCGACGAACCGGTCCCGCGCGTTCACCAGGGTCACCTTCGAGTCGGTCCACCTGGCGGCCAGCTTGGCCGCGGCCAGACCCGCGTAACCCGCGCCGACGACCACGATGTGCTCTGCCATTTCGGGCTCCTTTCGCTGCCAGAGGAGCGAGACGGGAGCGCCGGACGTGACGGCCTAGGGTGTGAGCCGTGTCACCTGTCTCCGTGCTGCACACCTGGCAAGCGCCCGAGTCGGCGCTCGCCGCCGCCCGCGAGCTGCTCGACGAGGCCTTCGACGGTGATTTCGGCGATGACGACTGGGAGCACAGCCTGGGCGGCGTGCACGCCTTCGCCTGGGACGGTGACGAGCTGATCGGCCACGGCGCCGTCGTGCAGCGCCGGTTGCTGCACGCACGCCGGGGCACGGGTGTCCCGCACGCGACCCGCGCGCTGCGGGCCGGGTACGTGGAAGGTGTCGCGGTGCGCGCGGACCGACGACGCCTGGGCGTTGGCGGGGCCGTGATGGCGGCCTTGGAGGCCGTCGTGCGCGGCGCGTACCCCCTCGGCGCTCTCAGCGCGTCGGAGGACGCCCTGGAGTTCTACGCGGCGCGGGGGTGGCGGCGGTGGCGGGGACGGACGTTCGCGATGACGCCCACGGGCGTCGAGCGCACCGAGGAGGAGGACGACGGGATCTTCGTCCTGCCGGTCGTGCCGCTCGACCTGGCGGGCGACCTCGTGTGCGACTGGCGGGACGGCGACGTCTGGTAGCTACGGCGCTTCGTCGTCCTCGGTCGTCGGCGTGGTGGCGGTGGTGGTCGACGTGGAGGACGACGGCGCCGGCGGGTGGTAGGTCGACGGCGGGTTGCTCGGCGGCTGGGTGGTGACCGCGGGTTCGGGCGACGTCGCCGCGGTCGACTCCGCGCCCGGGTCGGCCTTCGCCCGCGCGTCCGCCGGCGTCGAGCCGCCCGCCTTGCCCGGCGGCGGCTGCTCGCCCGCCCGCTTGGACACCGTGACCACCAGCGTGGCGGTCCTCGCGTCCGGCGCGGCGGCTTCCGGCACGTCCTGCCTCGTCAGCACCTCGACCCGCGGCACGGGCGGCGGGGCGGCCGTGGACCCGCCGCCGGCCAGCACCGACGCGAGGGTGGCGATCACGGTGGCGACGACGGCGCCGCCCGCGGCGAGCAGCACCACCGAGGTGAGCTTCTTCTTCGGCGGCGCGGCCTGGTCTTCCTCGAACACACCATCTCCCTGCGGGGGATCCGGACGGATGGTCAGTGTTCGGGTTATCGGCCGCTCACGCCGCGTGCCTCAACGTTCCGGCGGT
It contains:
- the mutM gene encoding bifunctional DNA-formamidopyrimidine glycosylase/DNA-(apurinic or apyrimidinic site) lyase, producing the protein MPELPEVEVVRRGLHEHVAGRTVEAVEVLHPRAIRRHLPGAADFAVRLTGQRLEAARRRGKYLWVDLSGGDAMLAHLGMSGQMLVQPVDAPDEKHLRVRVRFADGGPELRFVDQRTFGGLALADIVEVDGALVPRPVAHIARDPMDPAFDPDAAVAALRKRRTEVKRALLDQTVVSGVGNIYADEALWRARLHGARPVDKLTRAKAAELLAHATRVMYEALGEGGTSFDALYVNVNGQSGYFDRSLAVYGRENEPCRRCGTAIRREPFMNRSSYSCPRCQPRPRG
- a CDS encoding MarR family winged helix-turn-helix transcriptional regulator codes for the protein MTTSVTNQDALQLVVAVHRLIRSLRQSASVRRLQPTQLLVLAELASQGPMRIGEIAVRALCSQPTATTVVTGLESSGLVRRESDPADGRATIVELTGLGRDTILSLAHGEAELLSERISRLEPEERDALRSVTPLLRRLADPAR
- a CDS encoding response regulator, with amino-acid sequence MTKVLVVDDEPQIVRALRINLSARGYSVLTAHDGTAALKAAAEGRPDVVVLDLGLPDVDGAEVIAGLRGWTTVPIIVLSARVDSADKVQALDAGADDYVTKPFGMDELLARLRAAVRRSAVAEGGDAVVETASFTVDLAAKKVRREGVEVHLTPTEWGLLEILARNRGRLVAQKQLLQEVWGPAYAKETHYLRVYLAQLRRKLEPEPAHPRHLVTEPGMGYRFEL
- a CDS encoding TetR-like C-terminal domain-containing protein encodes the protein MATSPRRPYHGDLRAALVAAARSLVVAEDAEGLTLRRAAATAGVPHTAAHRHLADEAALVAAVAAQGFDELRASAEAVPGGPLDRLHGIGRAYVGFAAANPSLHRLMFGGEVPRRDAHVELSDALAGTVPALADAGLAAR
- a CDS encoding NAD(P)/FAD-dependent oxidoreductase, with the protein product MAEHIVVVGAGYAGLAAAKLAARWTDSKVTLVNARDRFVERVRLHQFAVGQQLRDVPLAAVLKGTGVELVVDRVTGIDPDARKVQLTNGALTYDRLIYALGSQADLGGVPGAAEHAHAVSTQEDAEELAAALRTARTVAVTGGGLTGIEAAAELAESRPDLDVLLVTAGGFGEALSDKGRRHLVKVFARLGVEVRDHVRVTEVRADGLVLDTGDLVAADTVVWTAGFAVPDLAARAGFAVDGRGRMLVDHTLTSTSHPEVQGIGDAAAMKRHDGLELRMACATGLPTAQKAVRALAKRLGGGVPADRLDFRYLNQCISLGRRDGLIQFVNADDSPKERVLTGRPAARYKELVVRAALMFQRHPTMPAG
- a CDS encoding GNAT family N-acetyltransferase translates to MSPVSVLHTWQAPESALAAARELLDEAFDGDFGDDDWEHSLGGVHAFAWDGDELIGHGAVVQRRLLHARRGTGVPHATRALRAGYVEGVAVRADRRRLGVGGAVMAALEAVVRGAYPLGALSASEDALEFYAARGWRRWRGRTFAMTPTGVERTEEEDDGIFVLPVVPLDLAGDLVCDWRDGDVW